In the genome of Monodelphis domestica isolate mMonDom1 chromosome 2, mMonDom1.pri, whole genome shotgun sequence, one region contains:
- the TEX38 gene encoding testis-expressed protein 38 translates to MHASPSSTQPPVLMDPRGDRLSIPGVWLPLYFGALGLCSVVTGGCMVFLHWRKKVRREEQAQEWVEVMQAATFTYSPLLYWINKRRQYGMNTGIKVELPMVIPKPEVSKPLIGVHEGKSKAIPARPILSSASAPPLACYSAPGPRNPTFQEVPYAPSLCNLPPMANHSASYPFTIYPERSTQFHSLPALAHGDYHFNPKSLAYEL, encoded by the exons ATGCACGCCTCACCCAGCAGCACCCAGCCCCCTGTCCTCATGGATCCCCGAGGGGACCGGCTGAGCATCCCTGGTG TCTGGCTCCCACTGTACTTTGGTGCCTTGGGGCTATGCTCTGTGGTTACTGGTGGCTGCATGGTCTTTCTCCACTGGAGGAAGAAGGTTCGAAGGGAAGAGCAGGCCCAGGAGTGGGTGGAAGTCATGCAGGCGGCCACCTTCACCTACAGCCCCCTCCTCTACTGGATCAACAAGCGTCGGCAGTATGGCATGAACACTGGGATCAAAGTGGAACTGCCCATGGTCATCCCGAAGCCAGAGGTCTCCAAACCCCTGATAGGCGTCCACGAAGGAAAGAGCAAAGCCATCCCAGCCAGACCCATCCTGTCCTCGGCCTCCGCACCACCTCTGGCCTGTTATTCAGCCCCAGGGCCACGCAATCCCACCTTCCAAGAGGTGCCCTATGCCCCTTCGCTGTGCAACCTGCCGCCCATGGCGAACCACTCCGCCTCCTACCCTTTCACCATCTACCCTGAGAGGAGCACCCAGTTTCATTCTCTGCCAGCTCTGGCCCATGGGGACTATCACTTCAACCCCAAGAGCCTGGCTTATGAGCTGTAG